The Silene latifolia isolate original U9 population chromosome X, ASM4854445v1, whole genome shotgun sequence genome contains the following window.
AAGAAGAAAGGTGCAACATTTACAATTGATTGCACTAAACCAGTTGAAGATAAGATCATGGATATTGCTTCACTTGAGAAATTTCTTCAAGAACGTATTAAAGTTGGTGGTAAAGCTGGTAATTTGGGTGATTCTGTTACTGTTTCTCGTGAAAAGAACAAGATTACTGTCACTTCTGATTCCAATTTCTCCAAAAGGTTCGATTCTGACTTCGATTTTATTAATTTCTTATGATTTTGGTATTAGGGTTTAGTTTTGATTTAGGAACTGTGTTATTTGGTAATTAGGGTTTTGTTAGATTGATGAAATGTGATGCGAGTTTTTCGAAATAATTGGTTTTATATGATGTAGGTCTTTGGGCTTTGTTTTTATTGATGAAATGTGTTGTGGGTTAGTGGAATTTTCGAGTTTGATTTGTTGATTGTATTGATTTTCGATGTTTTAGGGTTTTGAGTTTGGATGTGTTCTGGGATTCAGTATTTTGCTGTTGATTCTATTGATTTTAGATGTTTTAGGGTTTTGAGTTTGTATGTGTTCTGGGATTTAGTATATTGCTGTTGTGCTACTCCGTAGTTTGTTTTGCCATCTTTTGCATGAAGTCTCTCGAGAGACGGTCTCACGATAAATTTAGCGATAAATTTAGTTGAGGATAGCTCCACATTTAGATGTAAGCAGCTATGACAAACACAGTGCCGTGTGGGAAATGAATTACGGAGTATATCATAACTTAGTGAGAGTCCATCTATGATTCCCGATAATGGTTTCACGCTGGTAACGTAATGTTTCAAAAGAAATGAGTTATCTGAATAGCTTAGTAAGACGGTCTCTCAATTCTTTGTTGTTTGGGAAAATACTAAGTAATAGGATTAACGTTTTCGAGGGTTTTTCTGTCGTGCTATAAAAATCATGAATCAGACCTCGCATATCAGTTGTTTCAAGCTGGTTTATATACATGGATTGTTTTGTTTACCCCTTTTTCACGGACTCCTTAAATTTAAGGAATGTTTAGAATTCCGTCTCTCTTTAATATAGTATAGgatttggtgtatatacgacttATGGTATATTCACTGTCACCGCCTTAGTCCCTCTAAAATAGTGTTCAGGGTATGTTGATCGGGATGGAGAATATCCCCGACACAATGCTATTGAATGGGACAGAGATGTTGGCTAAATTTACTTGGTTCTCTATGCTTACGAATATACGGCTTGCTAGCTAAATGTGTAATGCTTTGCTAGTGGCTATACTTGAACTTTATCTTCCATGCTTTGGCTTGCAATCTTGTCCATTATGGGTATGTACCCATGATTAGATTAGATAGATATTTCAACAACATAGTCTAATAAACGTGTGCACCGTATTTATTGATATCATTAAATGATTTGTATAAACTAATACTTTGTATAAGTAAAATTTGTTTTGTATTGTACAAACGGTCATACGAAAGAACCTCTGAATCAATGGTCAGACTGTACTGTAGGAGGGTTATAATTAACTACATACCTTTGCACCGTCTCAGGATTGAAAGTAGGAATGAAAGTCACCATTTTCTTAGTTTCTTTCTTATAACCTGTTTGTGTGGAAAAGGGGAACATCTTATTAATATTGCTGGGATACCATGCTTCTACTAATTTGTTTTCGTTCGAGATTACATGCCAAGTGACTAGTTAATTGAGTCTTGCCACGAGTTTAGTGCCGATTCAAAAAAGGGCTTGTAGTTTAATATGTGATCCAATCATCCTTGGTCGTCTGTGGCTCCTCCATTAAATTCTTGGTTCAAGACTTGTAATCTGGTTTTGAACTTAATCGATTCTTACCATTCTGTTTGGTTTGTTGGAGCCATGGATCCTCCGTTTTCTCATGTTAAAATGTGTGTCTATTAGTCACTACCAATGACTCATAAGGTTCAATGTGCATAGATTCCGATTTCAAATTAGCAAGTGTTATTTCAAAGTGCGATTTACTGTTGTGTTCCGTATGTATTTTTTTTCCCGGTTTTACTGGCTGTTCTTTTTGCTAAAAATTTCAGGTGTTAATCGTTATACTTTGCATATTTACCAGTGGTCTTGGTGTTGTTTTTCAGGTACTTGAAGTACTTGACCAAGAAGTATTTGAAGAAGCACAATGTGAGGGATTGGCTTCGTGTGATAGCTGCCAACAAGGACAGAAATGTGTATGAGCTAAGGTACTTCAACATTGCCGAGAAT
Protein-coding sequences here:
- the LOC141619149 gene encoding large ribosomal subunit protein eL22y-like, giving the protein MSKAAATKGGKKKGATFTIDCTKPVEDKIMDIASLEKFLQERIKVGGKAGNLGDSVTVSREKNKITVTSDSNFSKRYLKYLTKKYLKKHNVRDWLRVIAANKDRNVYELRYFNIAENEAEEED